The Eleginops maclovinus isolate JMC-PN-2008 ecotype Puerto Natales chromosome 24, JC_Emac_rtc_rv5, whole genome shotgun sequence genome contains a region encoding:
- the cnppd1 gene encoding protein CNPPD1, giving the protein MDFDALFNEKTFQFSDFQEFTFLPGHQRLTDRVRKRLYYGLDRDVSLDALSCPVTDIAVEIFQKSAPSPIRKLQKKYAAHVSREACISPCAMMLALVYIERLRHRNPEYLQKISSSDLFLISMMVASKYLYDEGEEEEVFNDEWGAAGKLDVKTVNNLEMNFLNAIEWSLFTEPNDLFDLLSQMETSIAERQGMKRGWFTYTDLCVLLEQSAWSQALAAICQHFTKVSCMLGLVYLTSVAGLIATSAVLHQLSLSRTGETLTPAEISSTNLQTSDLNEIASPTAPRLPCCVLANESVNPQTGTLPIDQEQMQNRPPVTSQTSVLCLWGSLLASMGHIHPETDSPHTWSPVSLFCPGCLASLPRLECGLRNTSTLFPHGPLDNQASWLLGGAEPGLNSRLGAFPPIQLGPCRPVESMLPVEKAQALLMPG; this is encoded by the exons ATGGATTTCGACGCTTTATTCAACGAGAAGACCTTTCAGTTCTCGGACTTCCAGGAGTTTACG tttcttccTGGACACCAGAGGTTGACAGACAGGGTGAGGAAGCGCCTATACTATGGCCTGGACAGAGACGTTTCTTTAGATGCCCTCTCTTGCCCTGTTACAG ATATCGCTGTAGAAATCTTCCAGAAGTCTGCCCCAAGCCCAATACGAAAGCTCCAGAAGAAATATGCTGCACATGTCTCCAG GGAAGCTTGCATCTCTCCGTGTGCCATGATGCTGGCTCTTGTTTACATTGAAAGGCTCCGACATAGAAACCCTGAATACCTACAAAAGATCTCCTCGTCTGACCTCTTCCTGATCTCCATG ATGGTTGCCAGCAAGTACCTGTACGacgagggagaggaagaagaggttTTCAACGATGAGTGGGGAGCAGCTGGGAAGTTGGACGTCAAAACTGTCAATAACCTGGAGATGAACTTCTTGAATGCCATT GAGTGGAGCCTCTTCACGGAGCCAAATGACTTATTCGATTTACTAAGTCAAATGGAAACCAG CATTGCAGAGCGTCAGGGAATGAAGCGCGGCTGGTTCACCTACACCGACCTCTGTGTGCTTCTGGAACAATCAGCGTGGAGCCAAGCCCTCGCAGCCATCTGCCAGCACTTTACCAAG GTCTCCTGTATGCTCGGCCTGGTGTATCTGACCAGTGTGGCCGGACTGATCGCCACCAGCGCCGTGCTTCACCAGCTCAGTCTCTCCAGAACCGGAGAGACCTTGACTCCAGCTGAGATTAGCTCGACCAACCTCCAGACCTCTGACCTGAATGAAATAGCTTCTCCTACAGCCCCGCGCCTCCCCTGCTGTGTTCTAGCTAACGAGAGTGTGAACCCTCAGACCGGTACTCTTCCAATCGACCAGGAACAAATGCAAAATCGACCACCTGTTACCTCACAGACGTCAGTGTTGTGTCTCTGGGGCTCCCTCCTCGCCTCAATGGGTCACATACATCCTGAAACCGATTCTCCTCACACCTGGTCTCCTGTCTCCTTATTCTGTCCCGGCTGTCTCGCGTCGCTCCCTCGTCTTGAGTGCGGGCTTAGAAACACCTCAACACTCTTTCCTCACGGCCCCCTCGATAACCAGGCATCGTGGCTCCTCGGGGGGGCCGAACCAGGTCTGAACTCTCGCCTGGGGGCGTTCCCCCCTATACAGCTGGGACCCTGTCGTCCAGTAGAGTCCATGCTACCTGTCGAGAAAGCTCAAGCTCTGCTCATGCCCGGCTAG
- the prkag3a gene encoding 5'-AMP-activated protein kinase subunit gamma-1 isoform X1 gives MDTQQQYGAYLTGEELTVSLPGKKQEIKKQEADGTVYMNFMKGHCCYDAIPTSCKLVIFDTKLQVKKAFYALVANGLRAAPLWDSKLQRFVGMLTITDFINILHCYYKSPLVQMYELESHKIETWRGDSFQNVYLQCFNPFLIQITPEASLFDAIYSLLKNKIHRLPVIDPESGNVLHILTHKRILKFLHIFGKTIPKPAYIQRQIQELRIGTFSNIATVQQTATLFDALSIFVERRVSALPVVDEQGKVVSLYSRFDVINIAAQKIYSNLDMPMHEVVRRRSCFVEGVIKCYPYETLEIILDRIVKTEVHRLVLVDKSDVVKGIISLSDLLQAMVLSPAGIDALYS, from the exons ATGGACACACAACAGCAGTATGGAGCCTACCTCACAGGTGAAGAACTTACG GTGTCACTCCCAGGAAAGaagcaggaaataaagaaacaag AGGCTGATGGCACAGTCTACATGAATTTCATGAAAGGTCACTGCTGCTACGATGCCATTCCAACCAGCTGTAAACTGGTCATATTTGATACCAAACTACAA GTGAAAAAGGCCTTCTATGCACTTGTAGCAAACGGCTTGAGGGCTGCACCTTTATGGGACAGCAAGTTGCAAAGATTTGTGG GTATGCTGACCATTACAGATTTCATCAACATCCTGCACTGCTATTACAAGTCCCCCTTG GTTCAAATGTACGAGCTGGAGAGCCACAAGATTGAGACATGGAGAGGTGattcatttcaaa ATGTCTACTTACAGTGCTTCAATCCCTTCCTCATTCAGATTACTCCAGAAGCAAG CCTCTTCGATGCCATCTATTCTTTACTCAAGAATAAGATCCACCGGCTGCCGGTCATCGACCCAGAGTCTGGAAATGTCTTGCACATACTCACCCACAAAAGAATCCTCAAGTTCCTCCATATATTT GGGAAAACCATTCCCAAGCCTGCTTACATTCAAAGGCAGATCCAGGAGCTGAGGATTGGGACATTTAGCAATATCGCCACTGTTCAGCAAACTGCAACGCTGTTCGATGCCCTCTCTATTTTTGTGGAGAGACGGGTGTCTGCACTTCCTGTGGTGGATGAACAAG gCAAAGTGGTGTCTCTCTACTCCAGATTTGATGTGATT AATATAGCAGCTCAGAAGATTTACAGCAATCTGGATATGCCTATGCACGAGGTCGTTCGCAGGCGCTCCTGTTTTGTCGAAGGAGTGATTAAATGCTACCCTTATGAAACCTTGGAAATCATCCTAGATCGTATAGTCAAAACAGAG GTCCATCGGCTGGTTCTGGTGGACAAGTCTGACGTGGTGAAGGGCatcatctctctgtctgaccTGCTGCAGGCCATGGTCCTATCCCCTGCAGGTATTGATGCCCTTTATTCCTAG
- the abcb6a gene encoding ATP-binding cassette sub-family B member 6, with translation MVFMHSYCEANSSISQTWVDEGISPCFYFTLVPTILLTIAFFLGTIHSIFYQKYGTSMEPKFIPRSRLYGFQQFISGLLLLQFLGAMVWRAASGGELPGYVVLYGCFSALGWAWAIALLKVERHRALLMDRTRGHSVALLLFWAVAFSAENLAFVSWYSPHWWWGLENNQQQVQFALWLLRYTGTGLLFFIGLKAPGLPRKPYMLLINEDERDVETGRQSLLGGEPNQSTWQGFTKKVRMLVPYMWPRGNLFLQMLVLFCLTLLGFERVINVFVPIFYKNIVNELTDGSSWRTLATTVCIYVLLKLLQGGGAGSSGFVSNLRSFLWIRVQQFTNRVVQVRLFAHLHSLSLRWHLGRKTGDVLRSIDRGTSSINSLLSYIVFSIVPTIADIVISIIYFITYFNAWFGLIVFVCMALYLALTIIITEWRTKYRREMNQLDNKAKTKAVDSLLNFETVKYYNAENYEVSRFEDAILQYQVSEWKTQASLAFLNQTQNLIIGSGLLAGSLLCAYFVTEGKFQVGDFVLFGTYIIQLYTPLNWFGTYYRMIQNSFIDMESMFELFEEDEEVKDAVNAGSLQYKQGKVEFENVYFSYVNGKEILRDVSFTVLPGQTVALVGPSGSGKSTIVRLIFRFYDVQGGSVSIDGQDISKVKQVSLRSHIGVVPQDTVLFNDTIRNNIRYGRISASDQEVEEAAAAADIHDKIMTFPEGYETQVGERGLKLSGGEKQRVAIARTILKAPQIILLDEATSALDTQTERNIQASLNKVCTNRTTVVVAHRLSTIIGADQILVIRDGRVAERGRHEELLAKGGLYADMWMNQQQAQDCDSSSDTEAKDLKSEKMQPASTSAHHHGH, from the exons ATGGTGTTCATGCACAGTTACTGCGAAGCCAATTCCTCCATCTCCCAAACCTGGGTGGATGAAGGCATCTCCCCCTGCTTCTACTTCACTCTGGTCCCCACCATCCTGCTCACCATCGCCTTCTTCCTCGGTACCATCCACTCCATATTCTACCAGAAATATGGCACATCGATGGAACCCAAGTTCATCCCACGCTCCCGCCTCTACGGTTTCCAGCAGTTCATCTCCggcctcctgctcctccagttTCTGGGTGCGATGGTGTGGCGGGCCGCCAGTGGAGGGGAGCTCCCGGGATACGTGGTGCTGTACGGCTGCTTCTCTGCGCTGGGCTGGGCTTGGGCTATAGCTCTGCTCAAGGTGGAGAGGCATAGGGCCCTGCTGATGGACCGGACTAGGGGTCACAGTGTGGCCCTTCTGCTGTTCTGGGCTGTGGCTTTCTCTGCTGAGAACCTGGCCTTCGTCTCCTGGTACAGCCCTCACTGGTGGTGGGGACTGGAGAACAATCAGCAGCAG GTGCAGTTCGCCCTGTGGCTGCTGCGCTACACCGGCACCGGGCTGCTCTTCTTCATTGGTCTCAAAGCTCCAGGGTTGCCACGGAAACCGTACATGCTACTGATAAACGAGGACGAGCGGGACGTAGAGACGGGCAGACAG AGCCTTTTGGGTGGAGAACCAAACCAGTCCACCTGGCAGGGCTTCACCAAGAAGGTCCGCATGCTGGTTCCCTACATGTGGCCCCGAGGCAACCTCTTCCTCCAGATGCTGGTGCTCTTCTGTCTCACGTTGCTGGGATTTGAGAGAGTCATTAACGTCTTTGTACCCATCTTCTACAAGAATATCG TGAATGAACTGACTGACGGCAGCAGCTGGAGAACTCTGGCTACGACCGTGTGTATTTATGTCCTGCTGAAGCTGTTGCAGGGCGGGGGTGCAG GCTCCTCTGGTTTTGTCAGTAACCTGCGCTCGTTCCTGTGGATCCGGGTGCAGCAGTTCACCAACCGCGTGGTTCAGGTGCGTCTCTTTGCACACTTGCACTCCCTTTCTCTGCGCTGGCACCTGGGCCGCAAAACCGGCGATGTGCTGAGAAGCATCGACCGCGGCACGTCGTCCATTAACAGCCTGCTCAG CTACATAGTGTTCAGCATCGTCCCCACCATCGCCGATATTGTCATCTCCATCATTTACTTCATCACGTATTTCAACGCCTGGTTCGGCCTTATCGTGTTCGTCTGCATGGCCCTGTACCTAG CTCTGACGATCATCATCACTGAGTGGAGGACCAAGTACAGACGAGAGATGAACCAGCTGGACAACAAAGCCAAGACCAAGGCCGTGGACTCCCTGTTAAACTTTGAGACG GTGAAATACTACAATGCAGAGAACTACGAGGTCAGCCGCTTTGAGGATGCCATCTTGCAATATCAG GTGTCGGAGTGGAAGACCCAGGCGTCGCTGGCCTTCCTCAACCAAACACAAAACCTCATCATCGGGTCGGGCCTGCTCGCCGGCTCCCTGCTCTGTGCCTACTTTGTGACGGAAGGAAAGTTTCAG GTTGGGGATTTTGTTCTCTTTGGTACCTACATCATCCAGCTGTACACCCCCCTCAACTGGTTTGGAACCTACTACAG AATGATCCAGAACTCTTTCATTGACATGGAGAGCATGTTTGAGCTTtttgaagaggatgaagag GTGAAAGATGCAGTGAATGCAGGGAGTCTTCAATACAAACAGGGAAAAGTGGAGTTTGAGAACGTCTACTTCAGCTACGTGAACGG CAAGGAGATCCTCAGGGATGTTTCCTTCACCGTGCTTCCGGGACAGACAGTTGCCCTG GTGGGACCATCCGGCTCAGGGAAGAGCACCATCGTGCGACTCATCTTCCGTTTCTATGACGTTCAGGGAGGCAGCGTGAGCATCGACGGGCAGGATATATCAAAA GTGAAGCAGGTTTCTCTGCGGTCTCACATTGGCGTGGTTCCCCAAGACACAGTGCTGTTCAACGACACCATCCGGAACAACATCCGCTACGGACGCATCTCCGCCAGCGaccaggaggtggaggaggcggCTGCGGCGGCTGATATACACGACAAAATCATGACGTTCCCTGAAG GTTATGAAACGCAGGTCGGGGAAAGAGGTCTGAAGCTGAGTGGAGGAGAGAAGCAGAGGGTGGCCATCGCCAGGACTATCCTCAAAGCGCCACAGATCATACTGCTGGACGAG gccaCATCTGCGCTAGACACCCAGACAGAACGCAACATCCAGGCCTCGCTGAATAAAGTCTGCACCAACCGCACAACAGTGGTCGTAGCTCACAG gttGTCCACTATAATCGGAGCAGACCAGATTCTGGTTATCAGGGACGGCCGGGTTGCCGAGCGAGGACG ACATGAGGAGCTGCTCGCTAAGGGAGGCCTGTATGCAGACATGTGGATGAACCAGCAGCAGGCCCAGGACTGCGACTCCTCGTCAGACACGGAAGCCAAAGACCTCAAGTCTGAGAAAATGCAGCCCGCCTCGACCTCTGCACACCACCACGGTCACTGA
- the prkag3a gene encoding 5'-AMP-activated protein kinase subunit gamma-1 isoform X2: protein MDTQQQYGAYLTGEELTVSLPGKKQEIKKQEADGTVYMNFMKGHCCYDAIPTSCKLVIFDTKLQVKKAFYALVANGLRAAPLWDSKLQRFVGMLTITDFINILHCYYKSPLVQMYELESHKIETWRDVYLQCFNPFLIQITPEASLFDAIYSLLKNKIHRLPVIDPESGNVLHILTHKRILKFLHIFGKTIPKPAYIQRQIQELRIGTFSNIATVQQTATLFDALSIFVERRVSALPVVDEQGKVVSLYSRFDVINIAAQKIYSNLDMPMHEVVRRRSCFVEGVIKCYPYETLEIILDRIVKTEVHRLVLVDKSDVVKGIISLSDLLQAMVLSPAGIDALYS, encoded by the exons ATGGACACACAACAGCAGTATGGAGCCTACCTCACAGGTGAAGAACTTACG GTGTCACTCCCAGGAAAGaagcaggaaataaagaaacaag AGGCTGATGGCACAGTCTACATGAATTTCATGAAAGGTCACTGCTGCTACGATGCCATTCCAACCAGCTGTAAACTGGTCATATTTGATACCAAACTACAA GTGAAAAAGGCCTTCTATGCACTTGTAGCAAACGGCTTGAGGGCTGCACCTTTATGGGACAGCAAGTTGCAAAGATTTGTGG GTATGCTGACCATTACAGATTTCATCAACATCCTGCACTGCTATTACAAGTCCCCCTTG GTTCAAATGTACGAGCTGGAGAGCCACAAGATTGAGACATGGAGAG ATGTCTACTTACAGTGCTTCAATCCCTTCCTCATTCAGATTACTCCAGAAGCAAG CCTCTTCGATGCCATCTATTCTTTACTCAAGAATAAGATCCACCGGCTGCCGGTCATCGACCCAGAGTCTGGAAATGTCTTGCACATACTCACCCACAAAAGAATCCTCAAGTTCCTCCATATATTT GGGAAAACCATTCCCAAGCCTGCTTACATTCAAAGGCAGATCCAGGAGCTGAGGATTGGGACATTTAGCAATATCGCCACTGTTCAGCAAACTGCAACGCTGTTCGATGCCCTCTCTATTTTTGTGGAGAGACGGGTGTCTGCACTTCCTGTGGTGGATGAACAAG gCAAAGTGGTGTCTCTCTACTCCAGATTTGATGTGATT AATATAGCAGCTCAGAAGATTTACAGCAATCTGGATATGCCTATGCACGAGGTCGTTCGCAGGCGCTCCTGTTTTGTCGAAGGAGTGATTAAATGCTACCCTTATGAAACCTTGGAAATCATCCTAGATCGTATAGTCAAAACAGAG GTCCATCGGCTGGTTCTGGTGGACAAGTCTGACGTGGTGAAGGGCatcatctctctgtctgaccTGCTGCAGGCCATGGTCCTATCCCCTGCAGGTATTGATGCCCTTTATTCCTAG